One Streptomyces sp. NBC_01217 genomic region harbors:
- a CDS encoding biotin--[acetyl-CoA-carboxylase] ligase: MTPSDAPHSRWSDLDRPPLNVPALRRGLLRPGGLWASLDVVETTGSTNTDLARRAAEGLAEGAVLVAEEQTAGRGRLDRTWTAPARSGLFFSVFLTPGEGVPVQRWGWLPLLAGVATATGLARAAGVDTALKWPNDLLVAVDGEERKTGGILAERAGNGVVVGIGLNVSLRADELPAPGAGSLAMAGAVSTDRETLLRGVLRSLDHWYEQWRAAGGDAAASGLQEAYAAGCATLGQTVRAQLPGERTLTGEAVAIDGDGRLVLSTDDGLQEPVSAGDIVHLRGAGGGLT, from the coding sequence ATGACACCTTCGGATGCGCCTCACAGCCGCTGGTCGGACCTGGACCGGCCGCCCCTGAACGTCCCCGCGCTGCGGCGCGGGCTGCTGCGGCCGGGCGGGCTGTGGGCCTCGCTCGACGTCGTGGAGACCACCGGGTCCACCAACACCGATCTCGCCCGGCGTGCGGCGGAGGGGCTCGCCGAAGGCGCCGTGCTGGTCGCCGAGGAGCAGACCGCGGGCCGCGGCCGCCTCGACCGCACCTGGACGGCTCCGGCCCGTTCGGGCCTGTTCTTCTCCGTCTTCCTGACGCCGGGCGAGGGCGTCCCCGTACAGCGGTGGGGCTGGCTGCCGCTGCTCGCCGGTGTCGCGACGGCGACGGGGCTGGCCCGCGCGGCGGGCGTCGACACGGCACTGAAGTGGCCCAACGACCTCCTGGTCGCTGTGGACGGCGAGGAACGCAAGACGGGCGGCATCCTGGCCGAACGCGCCGGGAACGGCGTAGTCGTCGGCATCGGCCTCAACGTCTCCCTGCGCGCCGATGAACTCCCCGCTCCGGGGGCCGGGTCCCTGGCCATGGCCGGAGCGGTCTCCACCGACCGGGAGACGCTGCTGCGGGGCGTACTGCGCTCCCTGGACCACTGGTACGAGCAGTGGCGCGCGGCGGGCGGCGACGCGGCGGCGAGCGGTCTGCAGGAGGCGTACGCGGCGGGCTGCGCGACGCTCGGGCAAACGGTACGGGCCCAGCTGCCGGGCGAGCGCACGCTCACCGGCGAGGCCGTGGCGATCGACGGCGACGGCCGGCTGGTCCTGTCCACCGACGACGGCCTCCAGGAACCCGTGTCGGCGGGCGACATCGTGCACCTGCGGGGCGCCGGGGGCGGCCTGACCTGA
- a CDS encoding RDD family protein, protein MRRYLAVGLDCYLCLVGGGLLARPHVDAAGVPAAVGLLLGPTLAFSFLNQVVLTAVAGAGAGKLIMGIRVVRLPDAGRPGPGQLMRRWLYGLCRLPLQPWYALRSYLTGPGALPLSAFWSSGNDDPMGLRQVRHSDLTTHRNATAANHR, encoded by the coding sequence ATGCGCCGCTATCTCGCCGTCGGCCTCGACTGCTACCTCTGTCTGGTCGGCGGCGGCTTACTGGCCCGGCCGCACGTGGACGCGGCCGGTGTTCCCGCGGCCGTCGGTCTGCTGCTCGGCCCGACACTCGCGTTCTCGTTCCTCAATCAGGTGGTCCTCACCGCCGTCGCCGGGGCCGGCGCGGGCAAACTGATCATGGGGATACGGGTGGTCAGACTGCCCGACGCCGGACGCCCGGGCCCCGGGCAGCTGATGCGGCGCTGGCTGTACGGGCTGTGCCGGCTGCCGCTGCAGCCCTGGTACGCGCTGCGCTCGTACCTCACGGGCCCCGGCGCACTCCCCCTCAGCGCCTTCTGGAGCAGCGGCAACGACGATCCGATGGGTCTGCGCCAGGTCCGCCACAGCGACCTCACCACCCACCGGAACGCCACAGCCGCCAACCACCGCTGA
- a CDS encoding L,D-transpeptidase, with protein sequence MEKRVMTDSKRRKGLMAASALLGGVLVLTACNDSGASGTSAESSKKSQAAEVDKAAAQDASEAQITISPKNGATNASINNDAKVTVAKGTLSQVTMTTSAGVAVKGTLAADGTSWKPDVQLERSTTYKINATAKDSKGREAHENSSFTTVSPANSFIGNFTPEDGSTVGVGMPVSINFNKPITDKKAVQDGITVTSSSGQPVVGHWFNSQRLDLRPENYWQGGSTVTLKLALDGVEGADGVFGVQQKTVTFKVGRNQVSTVDASTKTMTVTQDGKTIKTIPISSGSPDNPTYNGQMVISEKFKETRMNGATVGFTDDDGKGEYDIKDVPHAMRLSTSGTFIHGNYWGARSIFGSVNTSHGCVGLADVKGANDANQPAAWFYNNSIVGDVVIVKNSPDKTITPDNGLNGWNMSWAEWTAGSQA encoded by the coding sequence ATGGAGAAGCGTGTGATGACGGACAGCAAGCGGCGCAAAGGCCTGATGGCCGCGTCCGCACTGCTTGGCGGCGTTCTTGTGCTCACTGCCTGCAACGACAGCGGCGCGAGCGGCACCAGTGCCGAGAGCTCCAAGAAGTCGCAGGCGGCCGAGGTCGACAAGGCGGCCGCCCAGGACGCGTCGGAAGCGCAGATCACGATCTCGCCGAAGAACGGCGCGACCAACGCGAGCATCAACAACGACGCCAAGGTCACCGTCGCCAAGGGCACGCTCTCCCAGGTCACCATGACCACCTCGGCCGGTGTGGCCGTCAAGGGCACGCTCGCCGCCGACGGCACGAGCTGGAAGCCGGACGTCCAGCTGGAGCGCTCGACCACGTACAAGATCAACGCGACGGCCAAGGACTCCAAGGGCCGCGAGGCGCACGAGAACTCCTCGTTCACCACCGTCTCGCCCGCCAACAGCTTCATAGGAAACTTCACGCCCGAGGACGGCTCCACGGTCGGCGTCGGCATGCCGGTCTCGATCAACTTCAACAAGCCGATCACGGACAAGAAGGCCGTCCAGGACGGCATCACCGTGACGTCCAGCAGCGGCCAGCCGGTCGTCGGCCACTGGTTCAACTCGCAGCGGCTCGACCTGCGCCCGGAGAACTACTGGCAGGGCGGCTCCACCGTCACGCTGAAGCTGGCGCTGGACGGCGTCGAGGGCGCGGACGGCGTGTTCGGTGTACAGCAGAAGACCGTCACCTTCAAGGTCGGCCGCAACCAGGTATCGACGGTCGACGCGAGCACGAAGACGATGACCGTCACCCAGGACGGCAAGACGATCAAGACCATCCCGATCTCTTCCGGCTCCCCCGACAACCCCACGTACAACGGGCAGATGGTGATCTCCGAGAAGTTCAAGGAGACCCGGATGAACGGTGCGACGGTCGGCTTCACCGACGACGACGGCAAGGGCGAGTACGACATCAAGGACGTGCCGCACGCCATGCGGCTGTCCACCTCGGGCACCTTCATCCACGGCAACTACTGGGGCGCGCGGTCGATCTTCGGCAGCGTCAACACCAGCCACGGCTGTGTCGGCCTCGCCGACGTCAAGGGCGCGAACGACGCCAACCAGCCCGCCGCGTGGTTCTACAACAACTCCATCGTCGGCGACGTGGTCATCGTCAAGAACTCCCCGGACAAGACCATCACGCCCGACAACGGCCTCAACGGCTGGAACATGAGCTGGGCGGAGTGGACGGCGGGTTCGCAGGCCTGA
- a CDS encoding ABC transporter permease produces the protein MYFTYLRRELRRRRKAALVVASGLALGIALVIIVSSVSSGMSKAQDKVLESLYGLGTDMTVTKAAAAPGSANARPKFEFDAKGNDDDSTQSSDRVLAQGFQTLASSTVDTIGKQDGVADAVGGLSLNVMKVDGQFKRGEFRQEQGAGQSGPSGPGGQGGATQPQGEVRGGGASFDVNSYSVYGTDVTKQDLGPLTSSKITKGRTFKAAETDAKVAVVDAAYAKEKKLDVGKTVTISGTKYEIVGVSTADSGDAAANLYIPLKQAQTLADSKNKVTTVYVKAADSQQIDQVKSTIQKNISGTTVTTSADLADTVSGSLSTASDLASSVGKWLSIAVLVAAFLVAGLLTSSAVSRRVREFGTLKALGWKSGRVTRQVVGEALINGLLGGVLGIAVGLAGAYVVTAISPTLTAQLGSSGGGMGGGGMGGGMGGRFMTGPGGSGAAKTLDVALTAPVSLSVILIAVALAVAGGLIAGTFGGWRASRLRPADALRRVE, from the coding sequence ATGTACTTCACCTACCTCCGGCGCGAGCTGCGCCGCCGCAGAAAGGCGGCGCTGGTCGTCGCCTCGGGACTGGCCCTGGGCATCGCGCTGGTCATCATCGTCAGCTCGGTCTCCTCCGGCATGAGCAAGGCCCAGGACAAGGTCCTGGAATCGCTGTACGGACTCGGTACGGACATGACGGTCACCAAGGCCGCCGCCGCACCCGGCTCCGCCAACGCCCGCCCGAAGTTCGAGTTCGACGCCAAGGGCAACGACGACGACTCGACGCAGAGCAGCGACCGGGTCCTGGCCCAGGGCTTCCAGACACTGGCCTCCTCCACCGTCGACACGATCGGCAAGCAGGACGGCGTCGCGGACGCAGTCGGCGGGCTCAGCCTCAACGTCATGAAGGTCGACGGCCAGTTCAAGCGGGGCGAGTTCAGGCAGGAGCAGGGCGCCGGGCAGAGCGGCCCGAGCGGTCCCGGCGGACAGGGCGGCGCCACACAGCCGCAGGGCGAGGTCAGGGGCGGCGGTGCCTCCTTCGACGTCAACTCCTACAGCGTGTACGGCACCGACGTCACCAAGCAGGACCTCGGCCCGCTGACCTCCTCGAAGATCACCAAGGGCCGTACGTTCAAGGCCGCCGAGACCGACGCGAAGGTCGCGGTCGTCGACGCCGCGTACGCCAAGGAGAAGAAGCTCGACGTCGGCAAGACCGTGACCATCTCCGGGACCAAGTACGAGATCGTCGGTGTCTCGACGGCGGACAGCGGTGACGCCGCCGCCAACCTCTACATCCCGCTGAAGCAGGCACAGACCCTCGCCGACTCGAAGAACAAGGTCACCACGGTCTATGTGAAGGCCGCCGACTCGCAGCAGATCGACCAGGTCAAGTCGACCATCCAGAAGAACATCTCCGGCACGACCGTCACCACCTCCGCCGACCTCGCCGACACCGTCTCCGGCTCCCTGTCCACCGCCTCCGACCTGGCCTCCAGCGTCGGCAAGTGGCTGTCGATCGCGGTGCTGGTCGCCGCCTTCCTGGTGGCCGGCCTGCTCACCTCCTCGGCGGTCAGCCGCCGCGTACGGGAGTTCGGCACGCTCAAGGCGCTCGGCTGGAAGAGCGGGCGGGTCACCCGCCAGGTCGTCGGCGAGGCCCTCATCAACGGGCTGCTGGGCGGAGTGCTCGGCATCGCGGTCGGTCTCGCCGGCGCGTACGTCGTGACCGCGATCAGCCCCACCCTCACCGCACAGCTGGGCTCCTCCGGCGGCGGCATGGGCGGCGGCGGGATGGGCGGCGGGATGGGCGGCCGGTTCATGACCGGACCGGGCGGTTCGGGCGCGGCCAAGACGCTCGACGTCGCGCTGACCGCGCCCGTCTCGCTCTCCGTCATCCTCATCGCCGTCGCGCTGGCCGTGGCTGGCGGGCTGATCGCCGGTACGTTCGGCGGCTGGCGGGCCTCCCGGCTGCGCCCCGCCGACGCCCTGCGCCGCGTCGAGTAA
- a CDS encoding ABC transporter ATP-binding protein: protein MYTLRDVTKRYTRGKSTVDALGGVDLTIEDGGRLVIQGPTGGGKSTLLQMLGGLDRPTSGSVELDGVDLAKLSEARLTKVRAQNIGFVFQSFNLIPTLTAQENVETALVPLGGKAAERRRRAAEALDSVGLGERLGHLPGEMSGGQQQRVAIARALVKQPKVLLADEPTGNLDESMRDEVMEVLETMWKEHGLTFIMVTHDSAIARRAPRLATIRKGRVTITENAAA from the coding sequence ATGTACACACTCAGAGACGTGACCAAGCGCTATACGCGCGGCAAATCCACCGTCGACGCGCTCGGCGGTGTCGATCTGACCATCGAGGACGGCGGGCGGCTGGTCATCCAGGGCCCCACAGGCGGCGGCAAGTCCACGCTGCTGCAGATGCTCGGCGGCCTCGACCGCCCCACGAGCGGCAGCGTCGAACTCGACGGCGTCGACCTCGCGAAGCTCAGCGAGGCCAGGCTCACCAAGGTGCGCGCCCAGAACATCGGCTTCGTCTTCCAGAGCTTCAACCTCATCCCGACGCTCACCGCCCAGGAGAACGTCGAGACCGCGCTCGTGCCGCTGGGCGGCAAGGCGGCCGAACGGCGCAGGCGGGCCGCCGAGGCACTGGACTCCGTCGGACTCGGTGAACGGCTCGGCCATCTGCCCGGCGAGATGTCCGGCGGCCAGCAGCAGCGCGTGGCGATCGCCCGGGCCCTGGTCAAGCAGCCGAAGGTGCTGCTCGCCGACGAGCCCACCGGCAACCTCGACGAGTCGATGCGCGACGAGGTCATGGAGGTGCTGGAGACCATGTGGAAGGAGCACGGCCTGACCTTCATCATGGTCACGCACGACAGCGCCATCGCCCGCCGTGCACCGAGACTGGCGACGATCCGCAAGGGCCGGGTCACGATCACGGAGAACGCGGCGGCCTGA
- a CDS encoding GGDEF domain-containing protein, producing the protein MGGDDARLRAVVSLAQMMAAAHTPRGSWRAAALGACEALGGSFAALSVWERDRGRLRVLVNAGERAEGEEEFPEEETYPVHQFPEITEFLHERWAGGGEPDAWVETADGPARRPPDGEAGVRGYGRVYGRRRVAALRRRGRGCCVVAPIVLRGRAWGELYVARPVGAPVFGREDADFATVLAAVVAAGIAQTERLEEVRKLAFTDPLTGLANRRAVDVRLDEAVELHRTDGAVVSLVVCDLNGLKRVNDTHGHAVGDRLLERFGSVLSRCGAMLPGALAARLGGDEFCLLAVGPEADEVIRVATELCERAAELELGDGVACGIASTGDPIGPVVSARRLFRLADAAQYRAKAARSTKPVVAGRDGEVIRLADAPPKSPHDRRHLRGSRP; encoded by the coding sequence ATGGGTGGTGATGATGCGCGGCTGCGGGCCGTGGTTTCGCTTGCGCAGATGATGGCGGCGGCACACACCCCGCGGGGGTCGTGGCGAGCGGCCGCGCTGGGGGCGTGCGAGGCACTCGGCGGCAGTTTCGCCGCGCTGTCCGTGTGGGAGCGCGATCGCGGACGGCTGCGCGTGCTGGTGAACGCGGGCGAACGGGCCGAAGGGGAGGAGGAGTTCCCCGAGGAGGAGACGTATCCGGTGCACCAGTTCCCGGAGATCACGGAATTCCTGCACGAACGGTGGGCCGGGGGCGGCGAGCCGGACGCCTGGGTGGAGACCGCCGACGGCCCGGCGCGGCGCCCGCCGGACGGGGAGGCGGGGGTGCGGGGGTACGGGCGTGTGTACGGCCGCCGGCGGGTGGCGGCCCTGCGCCGGCGCGGGCGCGGCTGCTGCGTGGTCGCGCCGATCGTGCTGCGCGGGCGGGCCTGGGGCGAGCTGTATGTGGCCCGTCCGGTGGGGGCGCCCGTGTTCGGGCGGGAGGACGCGGACTTCGCGACCGTGCTGGCCGCCGTCGTCGCCGCCGGGATCGCGCAGACCGAGCGGCTCGAAGAGGTCCGCAAGCTCGCCTTCACCGATCCGCTGACCGGGCTGGCCAACCGCCGGGCCGTCGACGTGCGGCTCGACGAGGCGGTGGAACTGCACCGGACGGACGGGGCGGTGGTGAGCCTGGTCGTCTGCGACCTCAACGGTCTCAAGCGGGTCAACGACACCCATGGCCATGCGGTGGGCGACCGCCTGCTGGAACGTTTCGGCTCGGTGCTGTCCCGCTGCGGAGCCATGTTGCCGGGCGCGCTCGCGGCCCGGCTCGGCGGTGATGAGTTCTGTCTGCTTGCGGTGGGCCCCGAGGCGGACGAGGTTATCCGGGTGGCCACCGAACTCTGCGAACGGGCGGCCGAGTTGGAGCTGGGTGACGGGGTGGCGTGCGGGATCGCGTCGACCGGCGATCCGATCGGCCCGGTGGTGTCGGCGCGACGGCTGTTCCGGCTGGCGGACGCGGCCCAGTACCGGGCGAAGGCGGCCCGCTCCACGAAGCCGGTGGTGGCGGGGCGCGACGGCGAGGTGATCCGGCTCGCCGACGCACCGCCCAAGTCCCCGCACGACCGCCGCCATCTGCGCGGCAGCCGCCCCTGA
- a CDS encoding enoyl-CoA hydratase/isomerase family protein produces MTVTSEQRFGEFVVVRVHEGQEHVAELVLDRTGAMNAVSTDMARSIAAACAALAADPGVRVTVLTSSHERAFCVGADLKERNSFTDADLLRQRPTARAAYTGVLELPMPTIAAVHGFALGGGFELALSCDLIVADSTAVVGLPEVSVGVIPGGGGTQLLPRRIGAAAAAELVFTARRVEAAEARAAGLVDELVEAGRDREAALALAGRIAANSPVGLRAAKRALRLGQGLDLRAGLEVEDAAWRSVAFSGDRAEGVAAFNEKRKPNWPGE; encoded by the coding sequence ATGACCGTCACGTCCGAGCAGCGGTTCGGGGAATTCGTCGTCGTACGGGTCCACGAGGGGCAGGAGCACGTCGCCGAGCTGGTCCTGGACCGGACCGGGGCGATGAACGCCGTGTCCACGGACATGGCCCGCTCGATCGCCGCCGCCTGCGCCGCGCTCGCCGCCGACCCGGGCGTACGGGTCACCGTCCTCACCTCCAGCCATGAGCGGGCCTTCTGCGTGGGCGCGGACCTGAAGGAGCGCAATTCCTTCACCGACGCCGATCTGCTGCGCCAGCGCCCCACCGCCCGCGCCGCGTACACCGGCGTGCTCGAACTGCCGATGCCGACGATCGCGGCCGTGCACGGCTTCGCGCTCGGCGGCGGATTCGAGCTGGCCCTGTCCTGCGATCTGATCGTCGCCGACAGTACGGCCGTGGTGGGCCTGCCCGAGGTGTCGGTGGGTGTCATTCCGGGCGGTGGCGGTACGCAGCTGCTGCCGCGGCGGATCGGTGCGGCAGCCGCCGCCGAGCTGGTCTTCACGGCCCGCCGGGTGGAGGCGGCCGAGGCCCGTGCCGCGGGGCTGGTCGATGAGCTGGTGGAGGCGGGGCGGGACCGCGAGGCCGCGCTGGCCCTGGCGGGCCGGATCGCCGCCAACTCCCCGGTGGGGCTGCGGGCGGCCAAGCGGGCGCTGCGGCTCGGGCAGGGCCTCGATCTGCGGGCCGGACTCGAAGTCGAGGACGCCGCCTGGCGGTCGGTGGCCTTCTCCGGCGACCGGGCCGAGGGTGTGGCCGCGTTCAACGAGAAGCGGAAGCCGAACTGGCCGGGCGAGTGA
- the hutH gene encoding histidine ammonia-lyase: MDMHTVVVGTSGTTAQDVIAVARGNARVELSEAAVSALAASREIVEALAAKPEPVYGVSTGFGALASRHISHELRAQLQRNIVRSHAAGMGPRVEREVVRALMFLRLKTVASGHTGVRPAVARTMADVLNAGITPVVHEYGSLGCSGDLAPLSHCALTLMGEGDAEGPDGTVRPAGELLAAHGITPVELREKEGLALLNGTDGMLGMLVMALADLKNLYTCADITAALSLEALLGTDKVLAPELHAIRPHPGQGVSADNMLRVLAGSGLTGHFQEDEAPRVQDAYSVRCAPQVNGAGRDTLDYAAVVAARELASSVDNPVVLPEGRVESNGNFHGAPVAYVLDFLAIVAADLGSITERRTDRLLDKNRSHGLPPFLADDAGVDSGLMIAQYTQAALVSEMKRLAVPASADSIPSSAMQEDHVSMGWSAARKLRTAVDNLARIVAVELYAATRAVEIRAARGLTPAPASQAAIRALRAAGVQGPGPDRFLAPDLAAADAFVRAGKLVAAVEPVTGPLA, encoded by the coding sequence ATGGATATGCATACAGTCGTGGTGGGGACGTCCGGTACCACCGCTCAGGACGTCATCGCCGTGGCCCGCGGCAACGCTCGCGTCGAGCTCTCCGAGGCCGCCGTGAGCGCACTCGCCGCCTCCCGCGAGATCGTGGAGGCGCTCGCCGCCAAGCCCGAACCGGTCTACGGCGTCTCCACCGGCTTCGGAGCGCTGGCCAGCCGGCACATCAGCCACGAGCTGCGCGCACAGCTACAGCGCAACATCGTCCGCTCGCACGCCGCCGGCATGGGCCCGCGGGTCGAGCGCGAGGTCGTGCGCGCCCTGATGTTCCTGCGGCTCAAGACGGTCGCCTCCGGGCACACCGGCGTACGGCCCGCGGTCGCCCGGACCATGGCCGACGTCCTCAACGCGGGCATCACCCCCGTCGTCCACGAGTACGGCTCGCTCGGCTGCTCCGGTGACCTGGCCCCGCTCTCCCACTGCGCCCTGACGCTGATGGGCGAGGGCGACGCGGAGGGCCCCGACGGCACCGTGCGCCCCGCGGGCGAGCTGCTCGCCGCCCATGGCATCACCCCGGTCGAACTGCGCGAGAAGGAGGGCCTCGCCCTCCTCAACGGCACCGACGGCATGCTCGGCATGCTCGTCATGGCCCTCGCAGACCTGAAGAACCTCTACACCTGCGCCGACATCACCGCCGCCCTCTCCCTGGAGGCGCTGCTCGGCACGGACAAGGTCCTCGCCCCGGAACTGCACGCCATCCGCCCGCACCCGGGCCAGGGCGTCAGCGCCGACAACATGCTGCGGGTCCTGGCCGGGTCCGGCCTCACCGGCCACTTCCAGGAGGACGAGGCGCCGCGCGTGCAGGACGCCTACTCCGTGCGCTGCGCCCCCCAGGTCAACGGCGCCGGCCGCGACACCCTCGACTACGCCGCCGTCGTCGCGGCCCGCGAGCTGGCCTCCTCCGTCGACAACCCCGTCGTGCTCCCCGAGGGCCGGGTCGAGTCCAACGGGAACTTCCACGGCGCCCCCGTCGCGTACGTACTCGACTTCCTGGCGATCGTCGCCGCCGACCTCGGTTCGATCACCGAGCGCCGCACCGACCGGCTGCTGGACAAGAACCGCTCGCACGGGCTGCCGCCGTTCCTCGCCGACGACGCCGGTGTGGACTCGGGCCTGATGATCGCCCAGTACACCCAGGCCGCCCTGGTCAGCGAGATGAAGCGGCTCGCCGTCCCCGCCTCGGCCGACTCGATCCCGTCCTCCGCCATGCAGGAGGACCACGTCTCCATGGGCTGGTCGGCGGCGCGCAAGCTCCGTACCGCCGTCGACAACCTCGCCCGGATCGTCGCCGTCGAGCTGTACGCGGCGACCCGCGCCGTCGAGATCCGCGCCGCCCGGGGCCTCACCCCCGCCCCCGCCTCGCAGGCCGCCATCCGGGCGCTGCGCGCGGCGGGCGTCCAGGGGCCGGGGCCGGACCGCTTCCTGGCACCGGACCTGGCCGCGGCGGACGCGTTCGTACGCGCGGGCAAGCTGGTCGCGGCGGTCGAGCCGGTGACGGGACCGCTGGCCTGA
- a CDS encoding adenylate/guanylate cyclase domain-containing protein, with protein MTVDDTTSGAGAEPPSEPSVHPTPHHEVDHTAEPTDDPLAIRLEQLILGADRRYTPFQAARTAGVSMDLASRFWRAMGFADIGQARALTEADVLALRRLAGLVEAGLLSEPMAIQVARSTGQTTARLAEWQIDSFLEGLTEPPEPGMTRTEVTYPLVELLLPELEEFLVYVWRRQLAAATGRVVQAADDEEMVDRRLAVGFADLVGFTRLTRRLEEAELGELVESFETTCADLVAAHGGRLIKTLGDEVLYAADDAGTAAEIALRLIEAMAQDETMPALRVGIAFGTVTTRMGDVFGTTVNLASRLTSIAPKDAVLVDGAFAQELTRTGDAPASEAQAAEEAAVAEKERQEGVEPVAVPRYRYGLQPMWQRPVRGLGVVEPWLLARRGTP; from the coding sequence GTGACCGTCGACGACACGACCTCCGGTGCGGGCGCGGAGCCCCCGTCGGAACCCTCGGTCCACCCGACGCCGCATCACGAAGTCGACCATACGGCGGAACCGACCGACGACCCCCTCGCGATCCGGCTGGAACAGCTGATCCTGGGCGCCGACCGTCGCTACACGCCGTTCCAGGCGGCCCGTACCGCCGGTGTCTCGATGGACCTGGCCTCCCGCTTCTGGCGGGCCATGGGCTTCGCCGACATCGGGCAGGCCAGGGCGCTCACCGAGGCCGATGTGCTGGCGCTGCGCCGGCTCGCCGGTCTCGTCGAGGCGGGGCTGCTCAGCGAGCCGATGGCGATCCAGGTGGCCCGGTCCACCGGGCAGACCACCGCCCGGCTGGCGGAGTGGCAGATCGACTCATTCCTGGAGGGGCTGACCGAGCCGCCCGAGCCCGGAATGACCCGGACCGAGGTCACGTACCCGCTGGTCGAGCTGCTCCTCCCGGAGCTGGAGGAGTTCCTGGTGTACGTGTGGCGGCGCCAGCTGGCCGCCGCCACCGGCCGGGTCGTGCAGGCCGCCGACGACGAGGAGATGGTCGACCGGCGCCTGGCCGTCGGCTTCGCCGACCTCGTCGGGTTCACCCGGCTGACCCGGCGGCTGGAGGAGGCGGAGCTCGGCGAGCTGGTCGAGTCGTTCGAGACCACCTGCGCCGACCTGGTCGCCGCCCACGGCGGCCGGCTCATCAAGACCCTCGGTGACGAGGTCCTCTACGCCGCCGACGACGCGGGCACCGCGGCCGAGATCGCGCTGCGGCTGATAGAGGCGATGGCCCAGGACGAGACCATGCCCGCGCTGCGCGTCGGCATCGCCTTCGGCACGGTCACCACCCGAATGGGCGATGTCTTCGGTACGACGGTGAACCTCGCCAGCCGGCTGACCTCGATAGCGCCGAAGGACGCCGTGCTGGTGGACGGGGCGTTCGCACAGGAGCTGACCCGTACCGGCGACGCTCCGGCCTCCGAGGCGCAGGCAGCCGAGGAGGCCGCGGTCGCCGAGAAGGAGCGCCAGGAGGGCGTGGAGCCGGTGGCCGTGCCCAGGTACCGCTACGGGCTGCAGCCGATGTGGCAGCGCCCGGTGCGCGGCCTCGGCGTCGTGGAGCCGTGGCTGCTGGCGCGCCGGGGCACGCCCTGA